From one Neovison vison isolate M4711 chromosome 1, ASM_NN_V1, whole genome shotgun sequence genomic stretch:
- the LOC122915485 gene encoding T-cell-specific guanine nucleotide triphosphate-binding protein 2-like: MSQSSSSSSTPSPAEGGDLVSSLDKLFKDFKLESEMVSQEAITLIQSHLEKGDLQKAVSAISDALRDIDNAPLNIAVIGESGAGTSSFISALLGIGQDDENAAHTGSLEINLERTKYEYKKFPNVMLWDLPSLGTTQLPLHEYLQKMKFGEYDFFIVISATCFKENDLHLTMAIRKMKKHFYFVRTKVDLDLKNLRKLKPSTFNKDEVLQRIRNYYVTQLEKANMGDTNIFLVSSLELSDFDFQRLETMLLRELPIHKHQKHHIFMQYLSTVAEVAIDERRDSLRKKVFLEALKAGTSASSLFMGSFSDNDMEKLEESLSFYRSHFSLDDASLETIAKDFNVSVQKLKANLMSPHLLSVEKDDESLDEKLLRYVEKFCPVSASPFYIEMIFCLQNYFLECVAMDAKVLLREDNFKDVVGSGPNSLLQHVRNDNGKSETPSS, translated from the coding sequence ATGAGTcagtcctcctcttcctcttccacacCCTCTCCTGCAGAGGGTGGTGATTTGGTCTCCAGCCTTGACAAGCTTTTTAAGGACTTCAAACTGGAAAGTGAAATGGTCTCTCAGGAAGCCATCACATTGATTCAGTCACACCTGGAGAAGGGGGACCTTCAGAAAGCAGTTTCTGCAATTAGTGATGCACTGAGAGACATTGACAATGCCCCTCTGAACATTGCTGTGATCGGGGAGTCTGGGGCAGGGACATCCAGCTTCATCAGTGCCCTGCTGGGAATCGGGCAAGATGATGAAAACGCTGCCCACACTGGGTCATTGGAGATAAACTTAGAGAGAACCAAATACGAATACAAAAAATTTCCCAATGTGATGTTATGGGACCTGCCTAGCCTGGGAACCACTCAACTTCCACTACATGAGTAtctgcagaaaatgaaatttggggAATATGATTTCTTTATTGTCATCTCTGCTACATGCTTCAAAGAGAATGATTTGCATCTGACTATGGCAATTAGGAAAATGAAGAAGCATTTCTATTTTGTCCGAACTAAAGTGGACCTTGATTTAAAGAATCTAAGAAAGTTGAAACCTAGCACATTCAATAAGGATGAAGTCCTGCAAAGGATCCGCAATTACTATGTGACTCAGTTGGAGAAAGCCAATATGGGTGACACTAACATCTTCTTAGTCTCCAGCCTTGAATTGTCTGACTTTGATTTCCAACGCCTAGAGACCATGCTTCTGAGGGAGCTCCCAATCCACAAGCACCAAAAGCACCACATCTTCATGCAATATCTGTCAACTGTTGCTGAGGTTGCCATTGATGAGAGGAGGGATTCCCTGAGAAAGAAGGTCTTCTTGGAGGCCCTGAAGGCTGGAACTTCGGCCTCCAGCCTTTTCATGGGTTCATTCAGTGATAatgatatggagaaactggaggaGAGTTTATCCTTCTACAGGTCTCATTTTAGTCTGGATGATGCATCCCTGGAAACCATAGCCAAGGACTTTAACGTGTCTGTACAGAAACTCAAGGCAAACCTCATGTCTCCCCATTTGCTATCAGTTGAGAAGGATGATGAGTCATTAGATGAAAAACTGTTGAGATATGTGGAAAAATTCTGCCCTGTTAGTGCCTCTCCTTTTTACATTGAGATGATTTTCTGTTTGCAAAATTATTTCCTTGAGTGTGTGGCAATGGATGCTAAAGTTCTTCTTAGAGAAGACAATTTTAAGGATGTTGTGGGCTCTGGACCAAATTCCCTACTTCAGCATGTCAGGAATGATAATGGGAAAAGTGAGACACCCAGCTCCTGA